The DNA segment tttagcatcattccttccaaataacacccaggactgatctcctttagaatggactggttggatctccttgcagtccaagggactctgaaggtTTCTTAAATATGAGATGCCTCATAGATGCTGAGTTCTTTATGTGCCTCATGAGTGTATGGTGCCTGTTTTGTCCTTCAATCCCATCCTCTGTGTTTAGAACACGTTTGTCTCTAGTCTCTGAGTCCAACATATACTTAGTATCCGTTGCAGAACTGGATACTCTTCAATAACATAGTGAATCCCCTGCCTCCTCTCCACTCTCTGCTCTTTCCTCAGCCTAACACTTGCTACTCCTTCTGGGCCCATCACCCAAATGACCTTCTTCCTCATACCCTCATAGCTACTTTGCCTCCAAATGGCTCtaacaataaaaattttcacCATCAGTGTCCCTGCTTGAATATATTCAGTGTTAGTTTTTTGAACACAGTGCTGTAATAGGCAATCTGCCCTGAGAGTTCTTACCTCTTCTTACAGGCTGTGTCAAGAATGCTACTCATCAGGGTTGAGGGACCTTAAAGAATAGGGTGGTGGTTGCTCCCAGACAAACAGCAGGTTTACTTGCCACACTCACTTTAAGCCACCAGTCCCCCAAGCTGTCCCGTTGCTGTGATGCAAACCCACTGTGCATGCAGCATCCACCTAGGCCCCTCCAGTTCGCCCCTATGGGACTTGGTGGGCATGGTAAACCAATGCAACCTTGTTGCTGCTGTACTGTGaataataaagtctcttgctctCTGATCTAGGTGTTGTGTCTACTATTAGCAGTCGTGAAAAAGTTACAGGTTATTTTATTATCTTCTAAGTAGGGTAAGATCTCAGACTCTTTACAGTTTCTGACAAAAAGAGAAGAAtgggaaggagaagaagaggaagaaggagagtaggtggaggaggtggagcaggaagggagctgggggagggagtgggtggcagtggggagagagagatagGCTAGCTCTCTGCTCCTCTTGGTGGCACGGTCAGGCCTGGAATAAAAGTTAGGCTCTCCAGACTCGGAATCTCCCTTCCTATAGGGGATAATGAAATCTGCTGTGGGAGGTAGTGATCATAGATTGGGAATAATGCAGGTAGAGAGACCTCTCAGGCCACTATAGGGATTGGAAAACTTTGTAGGAGGAGCGAAACTTTCCGCTACCTTTTTAGGGTTTTTAGCCAGGCTTGAAAATTTAGTTGACATAAGACAGATTAATAGCAGAAAAGAATGcgaattttatttaatctttttatatgtatatggGAGTcttagatattaagaagaggtggcaagaatacacggaagaactgtacaaaaaagatcttcacaacccagataatcatgatgatgtcattactaatgtagagccagacatcttggaatgtgaagtcaagtgggccttaagaaagcatcactacgaacaaagctagtggagatgatggaattccagttgagctgtttcaaatcctgaaagatgatgctgtgaaagtgctgcactcaatatgccagcaagtttagaaaactcagcagtggccacaggactagaaaaggtcagttttcattctgattccaaagaaaggcaatgccaaagaatgctcaaactaccgcacaattgcactctttgcacacactagtaaagtaatgctcattgactcattggaaaagactctgatgctgggagggattggaggcaggagaagaaggggacggccgaggatgagatggctggatggcatcaccgactcaatgcacatgggtttgggtggactccgggagttggtgatggacagggaggcctggcgtgctgcgatttacggggttgcaaagagtccgacacgactgagcgactgaactgaactgaactcacaggAAAATGATGATCTAAAAAGCAGTTAGGCCTAAATGTTTAGTTTGAACAAAGAGTAGTAATTGTGAAATAGACGCTAACAGACATGAGGAgactaaagaaaaataaggatTATTTTAACAAGGTCTGTTTGTACAGATTTCACTTATCCTGGACTCCGCATTTTTTGGTGACAaaactgttaatttttttcctggtaaAGGGAAGGCACCTTTCACAAGGAATAATTACCTGCTTTGGGGAAGAAAAAGGGAAGTCAGAGCCCCATTCTTACATCAGCTGTTCTTCAAGTTCCTttgctgaaaataatttttatgccaTAGTGGCATATTCTGGGGTAGCATAGTCTCCGTTATAGTTGTTATTCAATTCTTTTTTGGATGCCACGTGTCttaccattttttgtttgttggtttgtttggtGTCTTACCATTTATGGCACATTCTGGATGAGATGGCTCAAGGAGGGTTTACAAATTGATAATGGAGAACAAGAGTTTGTTGTTTGGGACGAATCACAAACCAGGAATAGGAGACAAAGAAGCAAACTGAGAAACATCACGGAGATCATAGGATGTTGGTGAGGAAGAAAGGTACAACAAAACACTGTGAGAAGGTTATGAAGTCAGGAGTAATAAACAGTCTCATGTAGCAGGATTAGAAATATAGGTTTAGATTTGCCCATTCAGAGGTCTCTAGGCACTATGGGGAGGATATTTTCCTCAAGTGAAAAGTAGGGCCGGTTAACTCAGTTGGTTAGAGCGTGGTGCTAATAACGCCAAGgtcgcgggttcgatccccgtgCGGACCACTTTATTTGGTGCCCAGGAGGCCGACAACTCTTTTCTAAAGAAATTTGCCTCTTAACCTACACAGACCTGGGAATAGTGGGTAGAGTCCCATTgctgtcgtgtcctactctttgctacctccCGGACCGTAGGACTCCAGGGTTCTCTGACCACCACTGTGTCCCGTAGAATGCTATTTAACTAGCTCATCCTTTGGCGTCCCTTCCTCCCTTGGGCTTCTCACGGGGCTCAGTgtaaaacaatctgcctgccaaggcaggagttgCTGGCGACCCCAATTCGATCCTTGGGTccggaaaatcccctagagaaggaaatggcaactcactgcagtattcttgcttcttgcctagaaaatcccacgggctAGAAGAGCCACCACATATAATCATGAAAAGATATGCAGACAGTGACTCCAGATTATCCAAGGCTTGGAGATTTCATAAATGGGAAGGATCTAGTAAGTGACAGACACTAAAACATATCCAGGAAGGAGAAATATTAAAACCTTAATCTGGGACATCACTATTGTTAAATAAGGATGACCAAGTAATTCGTTGTACAATCAAATAAGTTATAGGTAGTTATTGATAGTGGGAGTGGGCTCCATTAATATCTATTTTGAGAAAACAAGCACAGAATGAAACTGTCCCTGGATGtgttcacccactccagtatttccacTGATACAAATACAAGTCCTCAGGGAGTGAAAGATTTAGAAACCAGGTGGCAGTGAGAAGGTCTGAAGACAATCTTTTCTGCCTAGTGGGAAAATGGAGCAGTAAGGATAGTCAGATGAGGTGGAAAGGCCATAGGTTGATCTAACACAGGAATTTAAGGCACATTatcaatattttggaaattaagtatTAAGATGACTGATAACCTCTTAATCATGCTACATTTCCAAAGTGTCTTTCAAGACTGCACTGGGTAAGACTGAATTTTTAAGTGTTCCTCCCACCCGGGTTTATTAGCTATGGATCCACCTGCCTATAGCTATCTGTAATGTTTCCTGTGGGAGGGAGGCTGTTTCAGTCTCAGGTGCCCTCTACAGGACACTAGGAGCTAGGTCAGTGGGACATTCTAGCAGTTAATTTTAACCTTTGTGGAATGAGATGAATTTAAACACATTGAAATTAGAAAACTACATTTCCAGCTACAACCCACtcctattaaggaaaaaaaataacctagCAGTCCCACTGCCTGAGACTTCCTTCGGCCTTGTTCTATTAACATGTCTGAAAACCGCCATCTTGAAAGTcggagttgaaaaaaaaaaagtgaaggacaAATACAATGACTAGCTTGCAGTTAACACCGCAAACCTTCTATTACCATTAGATATCAGGCATAGTACCTCTGGCTTAATTCGTTGATAAGTAACAGCCCTTTTTATGACCAAGTGGATGGCCCTGAAAAGGGCCGTTTTGTAAGCAGAAACTTCCTAACTACACGGCAACTTAGCCGCCGAAACCGTAGAGGGTGCGGCCCTGACGCTTGAGCGCATAGACCACGTCCATGGCAGTGACAGTCTTGCGCTTGGCGTGCTCGGTGTAGGTGACCGCGTCCCGGATCACGTTCTCCAGGAACACCTTTAGGACCCCGCGGGTCTCCTCGTAGATGAGCCCGGAGATGCGCTTCACACCACCACGACGAGCCAGGCGCCGAATAGCAGGTTTGGTAATACCTTGGATGTTGTCCCGCAGAACTTTGCGATGGCGTTTCGCGCCTCCTTTTCCGAGCCCTTTTCCTCCTTTGCCCCTACCAGACATGATGAAAAGCAACTGTTCTTTCCCAGTACCCGAGATCCAGCTGCAGCCCTTTATATATCAGTTTTGCGGACCTTTTAGGAAACTGAAACAGCGAGGGCGGGAACTAGACTTCTGCCCCCGCCTCTTCCCTATCTTACTGGGTGTTTGCTATTGCCAAGAAGGGAAGGGGGCGTGGAAATGCTATTGGGTGTCTGACCCTCCTATTTCCTGGTTGGGGTCCAGAGTCGCTGGTTTTGTGGTCTCTAGACAGGTCCCTGTGGGTTTTCTCAATTAATATTGTACAAGTTTCCtcaccatttttattatttaataaaaggaGGCTGTTTTGCCACATCTGTCtataaaaagggacagaaagcagaataaaaCTGATTGTCAATGTgaagatactttaaaaagtgtATTTCTTAAATTCCTAGCAATACTTTTCAAACTTGGCTGATCGTCAATGTTTTCGTTTGGCAAAGCTTTAGATATACATCGTTTCAACATTCCTGATAAAGCGGGAACTTCAGGAAGGGGAGATAAAGTTAACTGAATTTCCACTCTATGCTGGAAAAGCACTGTTTACATTGTGAACATGAAGAATCGCAGACTTGAAAACCTAATTCTGTTCTAATAAGTAGCATTGTTGGGgttagaactgatgctttctgatTCTGGGGTGTAATGTCCTTGCCACCTACGTCAGTGAAGTATTGAAGATACAGCATGATGAATTGTGGTGGgttagtgactaagtcatgtccaactctttcgaccccatggattgtaaccctccaggctcctctccatgggatttccctggcaagaataatgcagtgggttgccactgaaTAGGAATTTGCAAATTAAccgcattttaaaaattattgactgAAATGCTGTTCATGTTAAAAGGATAACTGATGTTCTACACACCGATGATAGGTATTGATAAGTTTACTAGGCTGATGCCAATATTTACTCACATTCCACATATTCACATTGAATGCCTTCTATGTAACTACAGAGGTCATTAAGAAAAAACTCCCTTCTTTGCTGGTGTTTACTGCATAGGCAGTTAGAGGATTATTATTTCCTGAGTCACAAAGTTTTGAGTTTTATTTCAGGTGTGCTTACCTGTGGATTTAGACAATTTGCTCTCCCATGCTCTCCTTTTTGAGAGAGGCACTAACAAGAATC comes from the Capricornis sumatraensis isolate serow.1 chromosome 22, serow.2, whole genome shotgun sequence genome and includes:
- the LOC138069540 gene encoding histone H4; the protein is MSGRGKGGKGLGKGGAKRHRKVLRDNIQGITKPAIRRLARRGGVKRISGLIYEETRGVLKVFLENVIRDAVTYTEHAKRKTVTAMDVVYALKRQGRTLYGFGG